The Helianthus annuus cultivar XRQ/B chromosome 16, HanXRQr2.0-SUNRISE, whole genome shotgun sequence genome includes a window with the following:
- the LOC110919475 gene encoding F-box protein At5g07610: MADIDHELTRSGAMIGSNDDLLLEILRWLPVVSILRFKSVSKHWRSLLNHHHFSHLYRSTSRSPGLFVRDFYIPYDVENQTTRFRGLDFHPDHLRIKIVQSCNGLLLCCSDRGHKGARAYYVFNPITKECAIIPPIIGGLDVVTRIRFMGLAFHQTDCVHYKVICIHREKEFEQRLQLQIYSSKTGKWKKTTNESFWVSYYSPFSGGVYWNRAFHWAPSYTRPNYLKLDNEKLLGLPLPSPLPARVRSFGGYHDGVRPLYFGESRGHLHLVDAENYLHLNVYEMLSDHSGWFVKYQVELDDLEVTYPDIIHVLQQESRPHYYKFEILDVVRGENEEEVDDTFMVIKVSKKIIWYSILDKSFKQLFDLTNTLHQSIGPWDVHRYTGSTTSF; this comes from the coding sequence ATGGCGGATATTGATCATGAGTTGACTCGGTCGGGAGCTATGATCGGATCCAACGACGACCTTTTACTTGAAATCCTACGTTGGCTCCCTGTTGTTTCCATCCTTCGATTCAAATCCGTATCCAAACACTGGCGGTCACTGTTAAATCACCATCATTTCAGTCACCTCTATCGCAGCACTTCGCGCTCTCCTGGTCTTTTTGTCCGCGATTTCTATATTCCGTATGATGTTGAAAACCAAACTACTCGTTTTCGCGGTCTTGATTTCCATCCGGATCACCTTCGTATTAAAATTGTGCAGTCTTGTAATGGATTACTACTTTGCTGTAGTGATCGAGGACACAAAGGAGCTCGTGCTTACTATGTGTTTAATCCGATAACCAAGGAGTGTGCGATCATCCCCCCGATAATCGGGGGTCTGGATGTTGTGACACGTATCCGTTTTATGGGTTTGGCGTTTCATCAAACAGATTGTGTTCATTACAAAGTTATTTGTATTCATCGTGAAAAAGAATTTGAGCAACGGTTACAGTTACAAATCTACTCCTCTAAAACGGGTAAGTGGAAGAAGACAACAAACGAATCCTTCTGGGTATCGTATTACTCACCTTTCAGTGGCGGTGTGTATTGGAATCGAGCGTTTCACTGGGCTCCATCTTATACCCGTCCGAATTACTTAAAGCTAGATAATGAAAAGTTGTTGGGGTTGCCATTGCCATCACCGTTGCCCGCAAGGGTGCGATCTTTTGGTGGTTACCATGATGGAGTGAGGCCCCTTTACTTTGGGGAATCTAGAGGTCATCTACATTTGGTGGACGCTGAAAACTATTTACACTTGAACGTGTATGAGATGTTGAGTGATCATTCGGGATGGTTTGTCAAGTATCAGGTGGAGCTTGATGATCTTGAGGTCACTTATCCGGATATAATTCATGTGCTCCAACAAGAGTCTAGACCTCATTACTACAAGTTCGAAATCTTGGATGTTGTTAGAGGTGAAAACGAAGAAGAAGTAGATGACACATTCATGGTGATCAAAGTTTCGAAAAAGATCATTTGGTATAGTATTTTGGACAAGAGTTTCAAGCAATTATTCGATCTCACCAACACGTTACATCAAAGTATAGGACCATGGGATGTTCATCGTTATACAGGCTCCACAACTTCTTTCTAA